Proteins from a single region of Bdellovibrio bacteriovorus HD100:
- a CDS encoding dihydroorotase translates to MSQKPYDLIIQGGICLLPHPSESGLIEHQADIAITDGRIEKIRDSINEPALRIIKAHGLHVLPGVIDSQVHFREPGLTHKEDLETGTRAAVLGGVTSIFEMPNTNPSTTTKEAFEDKLQRAKNRAHCNYAFFIGGAHDNVAHIAELELMPHCSGVKIFMGSSTGNLLVEDDETLEQILKRGHRRIIFHSEDEMRLRERKHIATDMADPHYHPVWRDVETAVNSTTRLLRLARKTGRKIHVLHVSTGEEMDLLKDAKDIATVEVLPQHLTLYAPDCYDKLGTYAQQNPPIREKRHMDRIWKALLDGTVDVIGSDHAPHTREEKDRPYPASPSGVPGVQTLVPIMLNHVHDGRLSLKKFTELVTENPCRVFGVKNKGRLRQGFDADITIVDLKKEMTIDNSWIASRCGWTPFHGMRVTGWPTHTIVGGKLVMENDQVVLPSQGQAVDFLETRS, encoded by the coding sequence ATGTCTCAAAAGCCCTATGACCTGATTATCCAAGGCGGGATCTGCCTACTCCCCCACCCCTCTGAAAGTGGCCTTATCGAGCACCAGGCCGACATCGCCATTACAGATGGACGCATCGAAAAAATCCGCGACTCCATCAACGAGCCCGCCCTCAGAATCATCAAAGCCCACGGGCTGCACGTCCTTCCCGGGGTTATCGACAGCCAGGTGCACTTTCGCGAACCCGGCCTGACTCACAAAGAAGACCTTGAAACTGGCACCCGCGCGGCGGTTTTAGGGGGAGTCACCAGCATCTTTGAGATGCCAAACACCAACCCTTCCACCACCACCAAAGAGGCTTTCGAAGACAAACTGCAAAGAGCCAAAAACCGCGCTCACTGCAACTATGCTTTCTTTATCGGTGGAGCCCATGACAACGTCGCCCATATCGCGGAACTGGAGCTGATGCCTCACTGCTCGGGCGTGAAAATCTTTATGGGAAGCTCGACCGGGAACTTATTGGTCGAGGACGACGAAACCCTGGAACAAATCCTGAAGCGCGGCCACCGCCGCATCATCTTCCACAGCGAAGATGAAATGCGCCTGCGTGAACGCAAGCACATTGCCACTGACATGGCCGACCCCCACTATCACCCGGTATGGCGTGATGTGGAAACGGCCGTGAACTCGACCACCCGTCTTTTGAGACTGGCCCGAAAAACCGGACGTAAGATTCACGTTTTGCACGTTTCCACCGGCGAAGAAATGGATCTGCTAAAAGACGCCAAAGACATCGCCACGGTTGAAGTGCTGCCTCAGCATCTGACTTTGTATGCGCCGGATTGTTATGACAAGCTGGGCACCTATGCCCAGCAAAATCCGCCGATCCGTGAAAAACGCCACATGGACCGCATCTGGAAAGCGCTTTTGGATGGCACCGTGGATGTGATTGGTTCAGATCACGCGCCCCACACCCGTGAAGAAAAAGACCGTCCCTACCCGGCAAGTCCGTCCGGGGTTCCGGGTGTGCAAACTTTGGTGCCGATCATGCTGAATCACGTGCACGACGGCCGACTGTCTTTGAAAAAGTTCACCGAACTTGTCACCGAAAATCCTTGCCGCGTCTTTGGTGTCAAAAACAAAGGTCGCCTGCGCCAAGGTTTCGACGCTGACATCACGATTGTGGATCTGAAAAAAGAGATGACGATTGATAATTCCTGGATCGCCAGCCGCTGCGGATGGACTCCGTTCCATGGCATGCGTGTGACCGGATGGCCAACGCACACGATTGTGGGCGGAAAACTTGTGATGGAAAATGATCAAGTCGTTTTGCCAAGCCAAGGTCAGGCCGTGGACTTCTTGGAAACCCGTTCATGA
- a CDS encoding SIR2 family protein translates to MTKLSQNLLIIGAGAHKPYRFPTSNDINKKLKDLLTAGKIIFVNETSSSHKSQAFLEKQRLCRKIMDMNLLPGAEKYGSNSKDIFIGQQLDEFIKSFAASSATSIDSYLSRIHLSKNDYKRTVYPTLGKFLLSYLISNIENQEPIGCQDADWIQFLIKEYIEPSPDEFFKSPPKIVTFNYDRLLERYIYEHLIEFHHMPEEEAKTLVDSLDILHVYGDLGAYTEWSPQSDSFYTEACSRIKVIGEDRDENSITDVRKKIKNIIEEATKIYFLGYGFDPINNDLIFKSLKEDWRKGKYIFSTNIGIGQRDRTRIYNQIGFLPAFLKKKSIHGDVMCLDLLKNLVPLEKSIKPKRKMIVKSKPFVSEW, encoded by the coding sequence ATGACAAAATTGAGTCAAAATTTACTAATCATCGGAGCCGGTGCACATAAGCCATATCGTTTTCCAACCAGCAATGACATCAATAAAAAATTAAAAGACCTTCTTACTGCCGGAAAAATTATTTTTGTAAATGAGACGTCGTCCTCACATAAGTCGCAAGCTTTTTTAGAAAAACAAAGACTTTGCAGAAAAATTATGGATATGAATTTGCTGCCTGGAGCCGAAAAATACGGCTCCAATTCAAAAGACATATTCATAGGGCAGCAACTCGATGAATTCATCAAATCATTTGCAGCTTCAAGCGCTACCTCGATTGACTCTTATCTTTCCCGCATACACCTATCGAAGAATGACTACAAAAGAACTGTTTACCCCACGCTTGGTAAGTTTCTTCTGTCTTATTTAATCTCGAACATCGAGAATCAAGAACCAATCGGCTGCCAAGATGCAGACTGGATACAGTTTCTAATTAAAGAATATATAGAGCCATCACCAGATGAATTCTTTAAATCACCCCCCAAAATAGTAACATTCAACTATGATCGACTTCTCGAAAGATACATCTACGAACATTTGATCGAGTTTCATCACATGCCCGAAGAGGAAGCGAAGACTCTCGTTGATTCACTAGATATTCTTCATGTTTATGGTGATCTGGGAGCCTACACCGAATGGTCTCCTCAGAGCGATTCTTTTTATACCGAGGCATGTAGTCGTATCAAAGTAATCGGCGAAGACCGAGATGAAAACTCCATCACCGATGTAAGAAAAAAAATAAAAAATATCATCGAGGAAGCAACTAAAATATACTTCCTTGGCTATGGATTCGATCCTATTAATAATGATTTAATATTCAAATCTCTCAAAGAGGACTGGCGCAAAGGAAAATATATATTCTCCACAAATATCGGCATTGGGCAGAGAGATCGGACTCGAATTTACAATCAGATTGGTTTTTTACCAGCCTTCCTAAAAAAGAAGTCTATTCATGGAGACGTAATGTGTCTGGATTTACTCAAAAATTTAGTTCCATTGGAAAAAAGCATAAAGCCCAAAAGAAAGATGATCGTCAAATCCAAACCGTTTGTTTCCGAGTGGTAA
- a CDS encoding inner membrane-spanning protein YciB, translated as MTPAPKKTAAGLFFGGLLPVIAFTLIEEYYGIIPGLIAGMIFGLGEIIWELYRHKKVQKITWIGNGMLLGLGAISLISSEGIWFKLQPALMEGAFAIVLWGSLIVKKPLLVYLAEQQGQQFPEIIKSRMAGITFRTGVFFAIHAVLATWAALEWSTTNWALLKGLGLTVSFILYLVIEAVLLRRIVLKQRSE; from the coding sequence ATGACTCCAGCTCCGAAAAAAACTGCGGCGGGCCTGTTCTTTGGCGGCCTGCTGCCGGTTATCGCCTTCACCCTGATTGAAGAATACTATGGAATCATTCCCGGTCTGATTGCCGGGATGATTTTTGGTTTGGGTGAAATCATCTGGGAACTTTACCGCCACAAGAAAGTTCAAAAGATCACCTGGATCGGCAACGGGATGTTGCTGGGCTTGGGGGCGATTTCTTTGATTTCTTCCGAAGGCATTTGGTTTAAACTTCAGCCCGCTTTGATGGAAGGGGCCTTTGCGATTGTGCTTTGGGGCTCGCTGATCGTCAAAAAGCCGTTGTTGGTTTATCTTGCAGAACAGCAGGGGCAGCAGTTTCCGGAGATCATCAAATCACGCATGGCCGGAATCACCTTCCGCACGGGTGTTTTCTTTGCCATTCATGCCGTCTTGGCAACGTGGGCGGCCCTCGAGTGGAGCACCACCAACTGGGCGCTGTTAAAAGGCCTCGGCCTGACCGTCAGTTTTATTCTGTATCTTGTCATTGAGGCTGTTCTGCTTCGAAGGATCGTTCTAAAACAAAGATCAGAATGA
- a CDS encoding tyrosine-type recombinase/integrase, whose translation MAIRVYQRDGQVCFKIQFTSRSRIARANVRLQRDLGAVTNVEAKREYEKLKKEAEAQRLEKERNGLVWRDILSRWSKDVLMNGPYEQSLSKRDIYNALQMQTKTWMQFPVEQLRPMSMRLIFNEMEKKGLSKGRMKSVRSAVNTLFDWTQLERIIPAHVESPGRGVAIPKVETKMQPILNRDEIKLFLGKAREIGHEYYYLWAVAVSTGCRSGELWALRWTDISFSSRLGCDKSTKTKHSRQIPINAALEMLLKELKLKTASTGYVLPRITSWRRGDASKVSRSFCQALGLPEITFHATRACFAVQCLVGGLDIVTTMKLGGWENTKSFQHYFRLAGVDIQGPTDVLDLLPCEIEFKVIAIKKLETI comes from the coding sequence ATGGCAATTAGAGTATATCAAAGAGATGGGCAGGTATGTTTCAAGATTCAATTTACCTCTCGAAGTCGCATCGCTAGAGCTAATGTTCGATTGCAGCGAGATCTTGGAGCTGTAACAAATGTAGAAGCTAAGCGCGAATACGAAAAGCTTAAAAAAGAAGCGGAAGCTCAACGTCTTGAAAAAGAACGAAACGGACTTGTTTGGCGCGATATTTTGTCGCGTTGGAGCAAGGATGTTTTAATGAATGGCCCCTATGAACAAAGCTTGAGCAAGCGGGACATTTATAATGCCCTTCAGATGCAAACCAAAACTTGGATGCAATTTCCTGTCGAACAATTACGTCCAATGTCGATGAGGTTGATCTTTAACGAAATGGAGAAGAAAGGGTTGTCGAAAGGACGGATGAAGTCTGTTCGCAGCGCCGTGAATACACTGTTCGACTGGACCCAGTTAGAACGCATTATTCCTGCCCATGTTGAAAGCCCAGGACGAGGGGTGGCAATTCCCAAGGTTGAAACTAAGATGCAGCCCATACTTAATCGTGACGAAATAAAACTCTTTTTAGGAAAAGCACGAGAAATCGGTCACGAATATTATTATTTGTGGGCGGTGGCAGTTAGTACGGGGTGTAGATCAGGGGAGTTGTGGGCGCTTCGATGGACTGATATTTCATTCTCAAGTAGGCTCGGATGCGACAAATCGACCAAAACCAAACATTCCAGGCAGATCCCTATTAATGCCGCGCTCGAAATGCTCTTAAAAGAGTTAAAATTGAAGACCGCATCGACGGGCTATGTTCTCCCTAGGATAACGTCGTGGAGGCGTGGAGACGCATCTAAAGTGTCTCGGAGCTTTTGTCAGGCGTTGGGACTTCCTGAGATTACTTTTCATGCAACGCGAGCTTGTTTTGCGGTGCAGTGCCTCGTCGGTGGCTTGGACATTGTAACAACAATGAAGCTTGGTGGTTGGGAGAATACTAAAAGCTTTCAGCACTATTTTCGCCTGGCAGGTGTAGATATACAGGGGCCTACAGATGTGCTCGATTTACTACCCTGTGAGATAGAATTTAAAGTGATCGCCATTAAAAAGCTCGAAACAATTTAG
- a CDS encoding DUF6279 family lipoprotein, with the protein MKNLILGIILLLCTGCGQLDMMVRWADITATSRADRYFDLTSEQKSELKENIQNDITKMRKEMFPEVAKTFRSLEPEIKKEQINKDLVAKNFLEIQSYFKKGTNYFKDSALKTAGTLTKAQFEHFARKVREDITETQEDNETPEEALKTAYKRYRRSLEFWIGGISVKQQDEIEKFLKAHPYPWELQNKSREHTLKLFLAASHNPPALQKFVADYFVDYEASRLPEFTEALNKHKAAFQAFLTEQFWQSLSSSQKNVLRDNLISRAEDLDKIAQRP; encoded by the coding sequence ATGAAAAACCTGATCTTGGGAATTATCTTATTACTGTGCACCGGGTGCGGCCAGCTGGACATGATGGTCCGCTGGGCTGACATCACCGCCACGTCCCGCGCGGATCGCTATTTTGATCTGACCAGCGAACAAAAATCCGAACTGAAAGAAAACATCCAAAACGACATCACCAAGATGCGCAAAGAGATGTTCCCCGAAGTCGCAAAAACCTTCCGCAGTCTGGAACCAGAAATCAAAAAAGAACAGATCAACAAGGACCTGGTCGCCAAAAACTTTCTGGAGATTCAAAGTTATTTCAAAAAAGGCACGAACTACTTCAAAGACTCGGCACTTAAAACTGCCGGCACCCTGACAAAAGCGCAGTTTGAACACTTCGCCAGGAAAGTCCGCGAAGACATCACTGAAACCCAGGAAGACAACGAAACCCCGGAAGAAGCGCTGAAGACAGCCTACAAACGCTATCGCCGCAGTTTGGAATTCTGGATCGGCGGGATTTCCGTGAAACAACAAGATGAAATCGAAAAATTCTTAAAAGCCCACCCCTATCCGTGGGAGCTTCAAAACAAAAGCCGCGAACACACGCTAAAACTTTTCCTGGCGGCCAGTCATAATCCCCCGGCCTTGCAAAAGTTTGTGGCGGACTATTTTGTCGACTATGAAGCCAGCCGCCTGCCGGAATTCACCGAAGCGCTGAATAAACACAAAGCCGCCTTCCAGGCTTTTCTGACCGAGCAGTTCTGGCAGAGCTTAAGTTCCTCGCAAAAGAATGTGCTAAGGGATAATCTGATATCCAGAGCCGAGGATCTGGACAAGATCGCTCAGCGCCCCTGA
- a CDS encoding DNA primase small subunit domain-containing protein, which produces MRFIFQTSHVRAEGNEVWSKLNQSEVSYLLNLSEQARQRKKAFYYSIQLYDGNKTLYPFLFIDIDSKDLEASLTVTIAIVKEFIEKGLTFDKDFSVAFSGSKGFHILLNTKAIFGFIPDSDLFPPKQQKDLVKKIFSELVPSMSEYLDDSIFGTHRMMRAEYSINNKSGLYKTPLTLNDLGAGLSNILTLAKRSQPVTTEFYSRFEISDGKNEFLSQLLGNLSVENEDVGVERERKKRTIKKSRISKSNDTNAYVSYYSCRALRQLGSKIISTHDADHNERLALASALKDSDLRDKLVHEILSKTEKYKRTITQEKIDGLNFVGTCEMLHEKGICKELCDRYKGKTKSEIQYPGYLSKRSSDVDSWDHLASSENIKNVAVKLLNYHTTTTDFFDWTNAKQFLDQVDLFAIGVSDYLRRLAIPESTGLLIKVLKQENAQRDLVRVGFETELLSSLFCEKGLRNNKKFKVENIKNPSVHSFGYQQSDTSGKALIGSWRAEYSDFRNTLKSIAETTPHALVLSTDLKSFYPKITSEHAKRLIGEIFKDARIIDVVSSTSKASLKNYRDGAAVARDTGLPQGPLIAHVIASRLLLKIDAQISNSVSPNDFQMVRYCDDFHFFIKDHSVLSRIQGLLNELEEKFEVSFHKEDGSEKVSLFEIEEYRQNQLDNDLYKYQVRFESELSKVDPDEKRELLRVITRLFDSRLKKYLSGDSGVNIKDLERDISAMQWRIPELVMDGVNFKEEILSLGSVICKFLESPILSHKLRTSLSGLLLGFVISLHEEIGELKELFLKLYMNGRKDCQENILSLLVRELCLDGSARVKAIGTEILKVDLSGSSHKSLLFDMLLKEIEYLVDDNRVFDEKIWGVGADVGHKNLAGIVRDLQQMEISPDGFRKICVESGTIFNFQVKYFVDQIIKMHDGLSMPERYAFFKVAYDYSIHPVKEVFWADFDSFLDQKLVSRQEDDFIQGHTALLKKMIFEMTKREPDRIEIVNKVNSMKIIGDGENYYTISFPNLVNFPGISNKKMIFAAKKLNSLSKLGEVMLHIDEKTKEIALVYKFPKIDIDDLSSYLDSSNSFDDILGAELFLFQDQDRLVDLILSAKNLGLARDRNTTKIIPLDVSQVLKDTINGTYTFKNESVVKVVNRKKSILPGRRIMEFNAACGVNDAKSFSYGLGGWEFLNTLQDSSKASFFNKKPSDVASKISSIKRYGSWIMKGEANKSADLVNFYCYSIFRDLYKRHRKVRLRQGTSSVMFVNYEILQNAKHILGIVPDKREGINQNLYRFVREDIELHKEFKTKNLPSIDLVTGYSLLFLYKSIDKYSMSDRAAVVTLALVGLVQIRNSMEELGSTYDIASGSKQSLEKEINSFFDDLEKLLRVNYLSPDLSNFKVYEDLLERRFNDIFDELGALRLRKLKLQKIRKVIDVEPTFAEDEAERQKQISTNFENIHLKYDVVRSDGIEIFGVLFFDKIVDYLRPETGTYLKDSFSRLHSWKVDTHDLLEKHGFVTTAHDKHVISCYPSGLIFYPRKRFGDSKLDWKKVLLLYLLSFICLGLIAKFWEKIIEALWLAIASMF; this is translated from the coding sequence ATGAGATTTATTTTTCAGACATCGCACGTAAGAGCGGAAGGCAATGAAGTTTGGTCAAAATTGAACCAGAGTGAAGTTAGCTATCTATTGAACTTATCTGAGCAAGCTAGACAGAGAAAAAAGGCATTTTATTATTCGATACAGCTTTATGATGGCAATAAGACGCTTTACCCGTTTCTTTTTATCGATATTGACTCAAAGGACCTAGAGGCATCTTTGACCGTTACGATAGCGATCGTAAAAGAATTTATTGAGAAAGGTCTAACCTTCGATAAAGATTTTTCTGTAGCTTTTAGCGGAAGCAAAGGCTTTCATATTCTACTTAATACGAAGGCAATTTTTGGATTTATTCCAGATTCCGATTTGTTCCCACCTAAGCAACAAAAAGATCTAGTAAAGAAGATATTTTCCGAACTTGTTCCTAGCATGTCTGAATACCTGGATGATTCCATATTTGGAACTCATCGAATGATGCGTGCAGAATATTCTATCAATAATAAGTCGGGTCTTTATAAGACACCCTTAACTCTCAATGACTTGGGTGCGGGGCTGTCAAATATTCTTACTCTGGCAAAGCGGTCTCAGCCTGTCACGACGGAATTTTACTCAAGATTTGAAATATCGGACGGAAAAAATGAGTTTCTAAGTCAGCTACTAGGTAATCTTTCCGTAGAGAACGAAGATGTTGGAGTTGAAAGAGAGCGAAAGAAGAGAACGATAAAAAAATCTCGCATATCGAAAAGCAATGATACGAATGCGTACGTATCATACTACTCATGTCGCGCTTTACGTCAGTTAGGCTCGAAAATTATATCAACGCACGATGCTGATCATAATGAGAGGTTGGCTTTGGCGTCAGCTCTGAAAGATTCCGATTTGCGAGACAAATTGGTGCATGAGATTTTGTCAAAAACCGAAAAGTACAAAAGGACAATAACTCAAGAAAAGATTGATGGGCTAAATTTCGTTGGAACATGCGAAATGTTGCACGAAAAGGGAATCTGTAAAGAGCTTTGCGATAGATATAAAGGTAAAACAAAATCTGAGATTCAATACCCAGGATACTTATCAAAAAGATCGTCAGATGTGGATTCGTGGGATCATCTCGCATCTTCCGAAAATATCAAAAATGTAGCAGTTAAGCTTTTGAATTATCATACTACAACTACTGATTTTTTCGACTGGACTAATGCTAAGCAATTTCTTGATCAGGTCGATCTCTTTGCGATCGGTGTGTCAGATTATCTCCGACGTCTGGCAATTCCAGAATCCACCGGTCTTTTGATTAAAGTGTTAAAACAAGAGAATGCCCAAAGAGATCTGGTTCGTGTTGGGTTTGAAACTGAATTACTAAGTAGTCTGTTTTGTGAAAAAGGGTTGAGAAATAATAAAAAATTTAAAGTAGAGAATATTAAAAATCCGAGTGTCCATTCATTCGGATATCAGCAGAGTGATACTTCGGGGAAAGCTCTAATTGGATCGTGGAGAGCTGAATATTCAGATTTTAGAAATACCTTGAAATCTATAGCAGAAACAACGCCGCACGCGCTTGTGCTGTCAACGGATCTGAAGAGTTTTTATCCTAAAATTACGAGTGAGCACGCAAAACGACTAATAGGCGAAATATTTAAAGACGCTAGAATTATTGACGTTGTGTCGTCGACGTCCAAAGCTTCCTTAAAGAACTACAGAGATGGAGCCGCGGTAGCTCGCGATACAGGTTTGCCTCAAGGACCTTTGATAGCGCATGTGATTGCTTCGAGACTTCTCCTTAAGATAGATGCTCAAATTTCAAACTCAGTTTCGCCGAATGACTTTCAGATGGTGAGATACTGCGACGACTTTCATTTTTTTATTAAAGATCATAGTGTTCTCTCTCGCATTCAAGGTCTTTTGAATGAGCTGGAGGAGAAATTTGAAGTTTCTTTTCATAAAGAAGATGGATCTGAAAAAGTATCGTTATTCGAGATAGAAGAGTATAGACAGAATCAATTAGATAATGACCTTTATAAGTATCAAGTTCGATTTGAGTCCGAGTTAAGCAAGGTTGATCCCGATGAAAAGCGAGAACTCTTAAGAGTTATTACGCGTCTGTTTGATTCGCGGTTAAAAAAGTATTTATCTGGTGATTCCGGGGTAAATATAAAGGATTTAGAGAGAGACATATCAGCTATGCAGTGGCGCATACCTGAGCTCGTCATGGATGGAGTAAATTTTAAAGAAGAGATTCTCAGTCTTGGCAGTGTGATTTGTAAATTCTTAGAAAGTCCTATTTTATCTCATAAATTGCGGACTAGTCTTAGCGGGCTACTATTGGGGTTTGTAATTTCTTTGCACGAGGAAATAGGAGAGCTGAAAGAGCTATTTCTCAAACTTTATATGAACGGACGTAAAGATTGTCAGGAGAATATTCTAAGTTTATTGGTGAGAGAACTTTGTTTGGATGGGTCCGCACGCGTCAAAGCTATCGGGACCGAGATTTTGAAGGTTGATTTGAGCGGCTCATCGCATAAATCTCTTCTCTTTGATATGCTTCTAAAAGAGATCGAGTACTTGGTTGACGATAATCGAGTGTTTGATGAAAAGATATGGGGAGTCGGTGCAGATGTCGGTCATAAAAATCTTGCAGGAATAGTACGAGATTTGCAGCAAATGGAAATTTCTCCTGATGGTTTCAGAAAGATTTGTGTTGAGTCAGGAACAATATTTAACTTTCAAGTAAAATACTTTGTTGATCAGATTATTAAAATGCATGACGGGTTGAGTATGCCTGAACGTTATGCATTTTTTAAAGTAGCCTACGATTATAGCATTCATCCGGTGAAAGAAGTTTTCTGGGCAGATTTTGATTCTTTTTTAGATCAAAAACTAGTTAGCAGGCAAGAAGATGACTTCATCCAGGGGCATACAGCACTTCTCAAAAAAATGATATTTGAAATGACGAAACGAGAGCCTGATCGCATCGAGATTGTGAATAAGGTCAACTCAATGAAAATCATTGGTGATGGCGAAAACTATTATACTATCTCTTTTCCGAATCTCGTAAATTTTCCTGGTATTTCAAATAAGAAAATGATTTTTGCTGCAAAAAAACTTAACTCACTTAGTAAGCTTGGTGAGGTAATGCTTCATATAGATGAGAAGACTAAGGAAATTGCACTTGTTTACAAATTTCCTAAAATTGATATAGATGATCTGTCTTCATACCTCGATTCATCCAACAGTTTCGATGATATTCTGGGTGCAGAGCTATTTCTGTTTCAAGATCAAGATCGTCTGGTCGATCTTATATTGTCTGCCAAGAACCTAGGGCTGGCTCGAGATAGAAACACCACCAAGATAATTCCATTAGATGTAAGTCAAGTGTTGAAGGATACTATCAATGGAACATATACCTTTAAGAATGAGTCTGTTGTTAAGGTTGTAAACCGAAAAAAATCTATCTTACCTGGTCGCCGCATAATGGAGTTCAATGCTGCTTGTGGCGTTAATGATGCAAAATCATTTTCATATGGACTAGGCGGGTGGGAATTCTTAAATACGTTGCAGGATAGTAGCAAAGCTAGCTTTTTTAACAAAAAGCCATCAGATGTTGCCTCTAAAATTAGTAGTATTAAGCGCTACGGATCTTGGATTATGAAAGGAGAGGCGAATAAGAGTGCGGATCTTGTAAACTTCTACTGTTATTCTATTTTTAGAGATCTGTATAAGCGTCATCGTAAAGTCCGCTTAAGACAGGGCACTTCATCTGTGATGTTTGTGAATTACGAAATTCTTCAGAATGCGAAACACATCTTAGGTATTGTTCCTGATAAAAGAGAAGGTATAAATCAAAATTTATATCGTTTCGTTCGCGAAGATATTGAGCTTCACAAAGAATTTAAAACTAAAAATCTTCCAAGTATCGATCTGGTTACAGGATATAGTCTGCTTTTTTTATACAAATCTATTGATAAGTATTCAATGTCTGACAGGGCCGCAGTAGTCACTTTAGCCCTTGTTGGCCTCGTACAAATTCGCAACTCAATGGAGGAACTGGGCTCTACTTATGATATTGCGAGCGGTAGTAAGCAATCTTTGGAAAAAGAAATTAATTCTTTTTTTGACGATCTTGAGAAACTATTGAGAGTGAACTATCTTTCACCCGATCTTTCTAACTTCAAAGTGTATGAAGATCTTTTGGAGCGTCGATTTAATGATATTTTCGATGAGTTGGGGGCTTTGAGGCTTCGAAAGTTGAAGCTTCAAAAGATTAGAAAAGTTATTGATGTAGAGCCAACCTTTGCTGAAGATGAGGCTGAGCGACAAAAACAAATTTCAACGAATTTTGAAAATATTCATCTTAAGTATGATGTGGTGAGGTCGGATGGTATCGAGATATTCGGCGTTTTATTTTTTGACAAGATAGTTGACTATCTTAGACCGGAGACTGGGACGTATTTGAAGGATAGTTTCTCAAGGTTGCACTCATGGAAGGTCGATACCCATGATCTTTTAGAGAAGCACGGTTTTGTTACAACCGCTCATGATAAGCATGTTATTAGTTGTTATCCTTCGGGATTGATCTTTTACCCAAGGAAAAGGTTCGGGGACTCCAAGCTCGATTGGAAGAAGGTGTTGCTTCTTTATCTCCTATCTTTCATTTGCCTTGGTCTTATAGCGAAGTTTTGGGAGAAGATAATTGAAGCTCTTTGGTTAGCAATTGCCTCGATGTTTTAA
- a CDS encoding HEAT repeat domain-containing protein produces MNKILVASVLIAGLSSSALAAGPKGSSSTLTSALELLKLPGENRRMVVQVQGEKYYTQFVSLAFNEAQPMSLRWKALMAAAEARGPKSTPDLVRAGDSSQWFMRNAALIALSEVNTDEAQKLAQKLIKDKALVVRSAAVEVLEKSSSPEVRDLLWEELNQKYNFKNAHSLWIRHQIVDVLAKKPMDRELKTFADLLSDSDTRVHLPAVRGLERLTGVRLSDKPIKQTALVDMWKDYIKKNN; encoded by the coding sequence ATGAATAAGATTCTTGTGGCCTCTGTTTTGATTGCGGGACTTTCTTCAAGTGCTTTGGCAGCAGGGCCCAAGGGTTCATCCAGCACTTTAACTTCGGCCCTGGAACTGCTGAAGCTTCCTGGTGAAAACCGCCGTATGGTGGTCCAGGTTCAAGGTGAAAAATACTACACTCAATTTGTGTCTTTGGCGTTCAACGAGGCTCAACCCATGAGTCTTCGCTGGAAGGCTTTGATGGCGGCGGCGGAAGCCCGCGGCCCTAAATCCACGCCGGATCTGGTGCGTGCAGGGGATTCCAGTCAGTGGTTCATGCGAAACGCGGCGCTGATTGCGCTGAGTGAAGTGAACACCGACGAAGCCCAGAAGCTCGCGCAAAAGCTGATCAAAGATAAAGCCCTGGTGGTTCGTTCCGCGGCGGTGGAGGTTCTGGAAAAGAGCTCTTCTCCGGAAGTTCGTGACCTTTTGTGGGAAGAGCTGAACCAGAAATACAACTTCAAAAACGCCCACAGTCTGTGGATCCGCCATCAGATCGTGGATGTCCTGGCAAAAAAACCGATGGATCGCGAGCTGAAGACTTTTGCGGATCTGCTCTCAGATTCGGATACTAGGGTTCATCTGCCAGCGGTGCGGGGGCTTGAGCGCCTGACCGGGGTTCGCTTAAGCGACAAACCGATCAAGCAGACAGCCCTGGTCGACATGTGGAAAGACTATATTAAGAAGAACAACTAA